The Zea mays cultivar B73 chromosome 7, Zm-B73-REFERENCE-NAM-5.0, whole genome shotgun sequence DNA segment GGATTGCGGTGATGGACTCCGGCAACAGCGGGAGCCTCCAGTCGTctagcggcggcggcgacgacgagtACGACTCGCGGGCCGGCGGCGGTGGAGGGGGCGTCGACTCCTCCGCGCTCGCCGCACTGCTCCGACCATCGCCGTCGCCCTCGGCCGCCGCGTTCTCGCTCCACGGCTCCTACTTCGGCCTGCAAGAGCTGACGTCGTCGGCGCCgccgcctccgcagcagcagcagcaggcgggTACCTGGTCATTAGGGGCGTTCGCTGGCGCCTCGGGGCTGCCCtcctcctcgtccccgcgcgtcgCGCAAGCCGACTCGGGCACGGGCGGGCGGCAGCAGGCTGCTGACACCACGACACTGGGCGGCGCGCCCGCGCCGGCGCAGCCACCGAGGGGGACGCGGAAGCGAGCGCGCGCGTCGCGGCGGGCGCCCACGACGGTGCTGACGACCGACACTTCCAACTTCCGCGCCATGGTGCAGGAGTTCACGGGCATCCCGTCGCCGCCCTTCGCCGCGGGCGTCGGGGTCGGGGGCCCCGCCGCGTCGCTCCGCACCCGCTTCGACCATATCTTCCCCCCGCCGTCCTCCTCCCTGCCGCCGTACCTCCTGCGCCCCTTCCCGCAGAAGCTCCCTGCTGCG contains these protein-coding regions:
- the LOC103632658 gene encoding translation initiation factor IF-2, with amino-acid sequence MDSGNSGSLQSSSGGGDDEYDSRAGGGGGGVDSSALAALLRPSPSPSAAAFSLHGSYFGLQELTSSAPPPPQQQQQAGTWSLGAFAGASGLPSSSSPRVAQADSGTGGRQQAADTTTLGGAPAPAQPPRGTRKRARASRRAPTTVLTTDTSNFRAMVQEFTGIPSPPFAAGVGVGGPAASLRTRFDHIFPPPSSSLPPYLLRPFPQKLPAAPSSFPPFTTTTTTASCSSTPVGVANANAATGTSATAAAPSNPAAPAAAAAAGAGDTFHHLTSSALLRLQDPSGGYLSFPNLLDPQPPSSQCIFGAAGGFGQASRLHDPAPSPSDFLASGSLGLSHGGLLGSEGLNLHHPRTDDELSGVVAAGASGGSCKLNYSHAGAATSSPGADKPPDGGGAGAGGTGRPGRGEGLDPWICTSE